In Spirobacillus cienkowskii, a genomic segment contains:
- a CDS encoding (2Fe-2S)-binding protein, translating into MNQKKLTLAEIKARLKVVCICKGIKQSRICEAIENGAQTVEQVNQKTGSGRGGCNATRCGPVIKKLLENKGKPLENPHNTTIEDDEDDNF; encoded by the coding sequence ATGAACCAAAAAAAATTAACTCTTGCAGAAATTAAAGCGCGACTCAAGGTTGTCTGTATTTGCAAAGGTATTAAACAAAGTCGAATTTGTGAGGCAATTGAAAATGGCGCACAAACCGTTGAGCAGGTAAACCAAAAAACAGGTAGCGGACGAGGGGGGTGCAATGCAACCCGTTGCGGCCCTGTTATTAAGAAACTACTCGAAAACAAGGGAAAACCATTAGAAAACCCACATAACACAACGATTGAAGATGACGAAGATGATAACTTCTAA
- the panB gene encoding 3-methyl-2-oxobutanoate hydroxymethyltransferase, translating to MIYSNSQSQHVKRKKVRIQDFFEKKSAGKKVTSITCYDATFAKIIEATDIDFVLVGDSLGNVIQGKNSTIPVTLEEIAYHVRAVRQSLKTPLLVADMPFLTAGVSRQETIHHAGLLMQAGAEAVKIEGATPEICDQIQFLTAHGVPVMGHIGLTPQSVHTLGGYRIQGKTEHDKQRLLQEAKRLEDCGCFAIVLELTVAEVAKEVSQTLTVPTIGIGSGNYCDGNILVLYDMLGLNQQFKPKFLKHYLNLEENIQTAINEYCKEVIDYTSENE from the coding sequence ATGATTTACTCTAATTCACAATCGCAGCATGTCAAACGCAAAAAAGTTCGAATTCAAGACTTTTTTGAAAAGAAAAGTGCAGGGAAAAAAGTTACTTCAATCACCTGTTATGATGCCACTTTTGCAAAAATCATCGAAGCAACTGACATTGATTTTGTACTGGTAGGCGATAGTTTGGGTAACGTAATACAAGGAAAAAACTCTACCATTCCTGTCACATTAGAAGAAATTGCCTATCACGTTCGCGCTGTTCGCCAATCGTTAAAAACTCCATTACTCGTTGCTGACATGCCCTTTTTGACTGCAGGGGTGAGTCGCCAAGAAACAATTCATCATGCAGGACTGCTTATGCAAGCCGGTGCCGAAGCTGTCAAAATAGAAGGCGCAACCCCAGAAATTTGCGACCAAATTCAATTTTTAACCGCACATGGCGTGCCCGTTATGGGGCATATTGGTCTTACACCCCAAAGTGTCCATACGTTAGGAGGTTATCGGATTCAGGGCAAAACCGAGCATGATAAACAACGACTGTTGCAAGAAGCAAAACGCCTTGAAGACTGTGGTTGTTTTGCAATAGTCTTAGAATTGACTGTAGCCGAAGTTGCAAAAGAGGTGAGCCAAACCTTAACAGTTCCCACAATTGGTATAGGAAGTGGCAATTATTGCGACGGCAACATTCTTGTGCTTTATGATATGTTGGGCTTAAATCAACAGTTCAAGCCAAAATTTTTAAAACATTATTTAAACCTAGAAGAAAATATTCAAACCGCCATAAACGAATACTGTAAAGAAGTGATTGATTACACAAGTGAAAATGAGTGA
- the htpX gene encoding protease HtpX: MAKRIFLFLLVNILVMVTITVVTSLLGVNHYMTARGINYQSLLFFCLIWGFGGAFISLAISRWIAKFTMGIKPINPQSCTAQERELYNRVANLAQKAGLPKTPEVGIYQSPDLNAFATGPSKSRSLVAVSSGLLDRMDKHEVEGVLAHEIAHIANGDMVTMTLVQGVVNAFVMFFARIVAYAATQFVKEDIRPFVNMAVVIVLEILFSILGMIAIAWFSRKREFRADQGGAQLAGKSSMVAALAALQRVYATPIAEQDSAPQSIAAFKISNKAGFLSLFSTHPPLEQRIQALKQNTQIL, from the coding sequence ATGGCAAAGCGAATATTCTTGTTTTTATTAGTCAATATCTTAGTAATGGTTACTATCACTGTTGTGACGTCGTTGTTGGGTGTTAATCATTACATGACAGCGCGTGGTATCAATTACCAAAGTCTTTTATTCTTTTGTTTGATTTGGGGTTTTGGTGGTGCATTTATTAGCTTGGCGATTTCTCGTTGGATTGCTAAGTTTACAATGGGTATCAAACCTATTAATCCGCAAAGTTGCACTGCACAAGAGCGTGAACTTTATAATCGTGTTGCAAATTTGGCTCAAAAAGCTGGTTTACCAAAAACTCCAGAAGTTGGAATTTATCAAAGTCCAGATCTCAACGCATTTGCGACAGGGCCTTCTAAAAGCCGTTCGTTGGTTGCGGTATCAAGTGGCTTGCTTGATCGTATGGATAAACATGAGGTTGAGGGTGTGTTGGCGCATGAGATCGCCCATATTGCAAACGGCGACATGGTGACCATGACGTTAGTACAAGGTGTGGTGAATGCGTTTGTCATGTTCTTTGCACGTATTGTAGCATATGCGGCAACGCAGTTTGTAAAAGAAGACATCAGACCATTTGTTAATATGGCTGTGGTTATTGTGCTCGAAATTTTATTTAGCATTTTAGGTATGATTGCAATTGCTTGGTTTTCGCGCAAAAGAGAATTTCGTGCCGATCAAGGAGGCGCACAACTTGCTGGAAAATCAAGTATGGTTGCTGCCCTTGCGGCATTACAGCGTGTCTATGCTACGCCAATTGCCGAGCAAGACTCTGCTCCTCAATCCATTGCTGCCTTTAAAATTTCTAATAAAGCAGGTTTCTTGAGTTTATTTTCAACTCACCCACCGCTTGAACAACGTATTCAAGCATTAAAGCAAAATACTCAAATTCTTTAA
- a CDS encoding nitrilase-related carbon-nitrogen hydrolase, whose product MLISCIQVNPQENVRENLKVIINYIFEAAKLGSEIVVLPEMFTFMGNELDRKKTKDQINEGVFAEVQAVAKQLNIYLIAGSHSEKIQNNENKVYNTSVTYNPEGEIINVYRKQHLFNLKDKEGKSLYCESDTFEFGSSPIPYFMKTKNNQEWNALNIICYDLRFPEIVRSQAEKFTNNFDIIFVPAAFTWQTGKEHWEILLRARAIENQCYVVACNQTGYFYNQQKRNYGHSMVVDPWGNIVARLEEECGILSCEITKETIELSRTRLPALQDRKIFG is encoded by the coding sequence ATGCTCATATCCTGTATTCAAGTTAATCCCCAAGAAAATGTCAGAGAAAATTTAAAGGTAATTATAAATTATATATTTGAAGCTGCAAAATTGGGATCAGAAATTGTCGTGCTTCCAGAAATGTTTACATTTATGGGAAACGAACTTGATAGAAAAAAAACTAAAGATCAAATTAACGAAGGCGTTTTTGCAGAAGTTCAAGCAGTTGCAAAACAATTAAATATTTATTTAATTGCCGGAAGTCATTCTGAAAAAATACAAAATAATGAAAATAAGGTTTACAATACTTCAGTCACCTATAATCCTGAAGGGGAAATTATTAATGTTTATAGAAAACAGCATTTATTTAATTTAAAAGATAAAGAGGGTAAGTCTTTATATTGTGAAAGTGATACGTTTGAGTTTGGGAGTTCTCCAATACCTTATTTCATGAAAACTAAAAATAATCAAGAATGGAATGCGTTAAACATTATTTGTTACGATTTGAGATTTCCAGAAATTGTTCGATCTCAGGCGGAAAAATTTACGAATAATTTTGATATTATTTTTGTGCCAGCAGCTTTTACTTGGCAAACAGGAAAAGAGCATTGGGAAATTTTATTAAGAGCACGAGCAATTGAAAATCAATGCTATGTGGTTGCCTGCAATCAAACAGGATATTTTTACAACCAGCAAAAACGTAACTACGGACATAGTATGGTCGTTGATCCTTGGGGAAATATTGTGGCTCGTTTAGAAGAAGAGTGCGGAATTTTAAGCTGCGAAATTACAAAAGAGACTATAGAATTATCAAGGACACGCCTCCCTGCTTTGCAAGATAGAAAAATATTTGGATAA
- a CDS encoding MFS transporter — protein sequence MTNKNSEKKVIIAASLGTVFEWYDFYLYGTLAVFFGTLFFPTGNETASFLASLATFGAGFAVRPFGAIVFGRIGDIVGRKYTFLITIIVMGLSTALVGLLPTYEQIGIFAPILLTLLRLTQGLALGGEYGGAAVYVAEHSPNERRGLNTSWIQTTATGGFLLSLVVILCCRVMLTEEDFKFWGWRIPFLISIILLIISVYIRLKLSESPIFLKMKKMGKTSKSPLKESFTKPKNLKLILLALFGATAGQGVIWYTGQFYALYFLQNTLKIDFQNSYIMIAIALVIATPFFILFGKLSDRIGRKKVILTGFLLSALLYIPIFKGIAYYGNPALIRAQNEAPIVITTNQCKSLCKEIKEYFSKKGYNYQLNVEPEKKDFLTVFIGDYQVNSLDSRTLDKEVAIAGYPLVADNDAINYVMVIILLTVLVLFVTMVYGPIAAFLVELFPTRIRYTSMSFPYHIGNGWFGGFLPLIATALVLYTGNIYAGLYYPIAIAIMSLIIGVIFIKETKDNKIDS from the coding sequence GTGACAAACAAAAATTCTGAAAAAAAAGTAATTATTGCTGCATCATTAGGGACTGTTTTTGAATGGTATGACTTTTATCTGTATGGTACTTTAGCTGTTTTTTTTGGAACTTTGTTTTTTCCGACAGGAAATGAAACAGCCTCCTTTTTAGCAAGCTTAGCGACCTTTGGTGCAGGGTTTGCTGTCAGACCTTTTGGTGCCATTGTGTTTGGTAGAATTGGTGATATTGTAGGGCGAAAATATACTTTTTTAATAACAATAATTGTAATGGGTTTATCGACTGCTCTTGTGGGATTGTTACCAACTTACGAGCAAATAGGTATTTTTGCGCCTATCCTTCTCACTTTATTGCGACTAACGCAAGGCTTAGCATTAGGCGGAGAATACGGAGGCGCTGCAGTTTATGTTGCCGAGCACTCGCCTAATGAAAGGCGTGGTTTGAACACCAGTTGGATTCAAACAACAGCGACAGGGGGATTTTTACTGTCTCTTGTTGTCATTTTATGCTGCAGAGTGATGCTTACAGAAGAAGATTTTAAATTTTGGGGTTGGAGAATTCCTTTTTTAATTTCTATCATTTTATTAATTATTTCTGTTTATATTCGCCTGAAATTAAGTGAATCTCCAATTTTCTTAAAAATGAAAAAAATGGGTAAAACTTCAAAATCTCCTTTAAAAGAAAGTTTTACAAAACCTAAAAATTTAAAATTAATTTTATTGGCATTGTTTGGGGCAACCGCTGGACAAGGAGTTATTTGGTATACAGGACAATTTTATGCTTTGTATTTTTTACAAAACACGTTAAAAATTGATTTTCAAAATTCTTATATCATGATTGCCATCGCTCTTGTGATTGCAACTCCATTTTTTATATTATTTGGTAAACTATCCGATCGCATTGGCAGAAAAAAAGTTATCTTAACAGGATTTTTGTTATCGGCTTTGCTTTATATTCCAATTTTTAAAGGTATAGCTTATTATGGAAATCCAGCTTTAATTAGAGCGCAAAACGAAGCTCCAATAGTTATTACAACCAATCAATGCAAGAGTTTATGCAAAGAAATTAAAGAATATTTTTCTAAAAAAGGATACAATTATCAATTAAATGTTGAGCCAGAAAAAAAAGATTTCTTAACTGTTTTTATTGGTGATTATCAAGTGAATTCTTTAGACTCTAGAACGTTAGACAAAGAAGTTGCCATAGCAGGATATCCACTGGTAGCAGATAATGATGCAATTAATTACGTTATGGTCATAATTTTATTAACTGTATTGGTACTTTTTGTAACCATGGTTTATGGCCCAATTGCGGCATTTTTGGTTGAATTATTTCCAACTCGTATTCGCTATACATCTATGTCGTTTCCGTATCATATTGGAAATGGATGGTTTGGTGGATTTTTACCATTAATTGCAACTGCATTGGTACTTTATACAGGTAATATTTATGCAGGACTTTACTATCCAATTGCCATAGCAATTATGAGTTTAATTATTGGTGTAATATTTATTAAAGAAACGAAGGATAATAAGATAGATAGTTGA